In Mycobacterium gallinarum, a single window of DNA contains:
- the car gene encoding carboxylic acid reductase, translating to MSTDTREERLARRIADLTATDPQFAAAKPDPAVSQAIENPELSLDAVVRTVLEAYADRPALGERAVDYVEDRRGRTSAKLLPHYNTITYHELDDRISSLTRALTDVHPGDRVAILGFGSIDYTVIDVATIPLGAIAVPLQTSAPLTALRPIVAETEPAVIASSIDYLDDAAELVLTGYAPSSLVVFDYDPEITDHRDAYDALRARLADANSTVVVETLQDALERGKTLPARPAAHREADDMALLIYTSGSTGVPKGAIYTRNMTGKLWRPASWGWADSAEPSIVLSFMPMSHVMGRSGLFGALSHGGTAYFAAKSDLSTFLDDLALVRPTQLSFVPRVWDMLSAEVRSQLDRHASEGTDTKSDAEFLADVRAAVLGDRYLTAVTGSAPTSSDLKAWVESFLDLDLLDGYGSTEAGGVLLNGQIKRPPVIDYKLADVPDLGYFSTDRPHPRGELLLKTVNMFPGYYRRPEVTAEVFDEEGFYRTGDVVAELGPDRLQYVDRRNFVLKLSQGEFVTASKLEAVFETSPLVRQIYIYGNSARPYLLAVIVPTPEALSQHDTSELRVLISESLADVAKEADLQSFEVPRDFILETTAFTLENGLLTGIRKLARPKLKEIYGPQLEELYEDLTQGQAAELRELRQGGATRPVIETVTRAAAALLGSAASDLSPDAHFTDLGGDSLSALTFANLLREIFFVEVPVGVIVSPANDLAALAEYIETERSGSTRPTFASVHGRGANEIHARDLTLGKFLDAHTLANAPALPYPSQEVRTVLLTGATGFLGRYLALDWLERMSLVGGKVITLVRAKDDATARQRLDETFDSGDPALLDHYRRLAAGHLEVLAGDKGELGLGLDETTWQRLADTVDLIVDPAALVNHVLPYDQLFGPNVVGTAELIRLALTTKLKPFVYLSTVGVGDQIEPTAFVEDADLRQSSATRVVNDNYANGYGNSKWAGEVLLREAHDLSGLPVQVFRCDMILAEPKYAGQLNVPDMFTRLMLSLVATGIAPGSFYELDAAGHRQRAHYDGLPVDFIADAISTLGAHHIHGFETFHVMNPHDDGVGLDEFVDWLVDAGYPIDRVADYGQWLQRFEMSMRGLPDRQRQASLLPLLHSYAQPARPLLGSFATTDRFRAAVQDAKIGPDKDIPHVTAEIIVKYITDLQLLGLL from the coding sequence GTCGGGGTCGCACCTCCGCCAAGCTTCTGCCCCACTACAACACCATCACGTATCACGAACTGGACGACCGCATCAGCTCGTTGACCAGGGCCCTCACCGATGTGCATCCGGGTGACCGCGTGGCGATTCTGGGATTCGGCAGCATCGACTACACGGTCATCGATGTCGCAACCATTCCGTTGGGCGCCATCGCGGTGCCACTTCAGACAAGCGCTCCCTTGACGGCGCTGCGACCCATCGTCGCCGAAACCGAGCCTGCCGTTATCGCGTCGAGCATCGACTACCTCGATGACGCAGCCGAACTCGTCCTGACGGGCTACGCGCCGTCCAGCCTCGTTGTCTTCGACTACGACCCGGAGATCACCGACCACCGCGATGCGTACGATGCCCTGCGCGCACGGCTCGCCGACGCCAATAGCACGGTCGTGGTGGAGACCTTGCAGGATGCGTTGGAGCGCGGAAAGACGTTGCCCGCCAGGCCTGCCGCCCATCGTGAGGCCGACGATATGGCACTCCTGATCTACACGTCCGGCAGCACCGGTGTGCCGAAGGGCGCCATCTACACCCGGAATATGACCGGGAAGTTGTGGCGGCCGGCGAGCTGGGGCTGGGCCGACAGCGCGGAACCGTCGATCGTGCTGAGCTTCATGCCGATGAGCCATGTCATGGGTCGATCGGGCCTCTTCGGTGCGCTATCCCACGGAGGCACCGCGTATTTCGCGGCCAAGAGCGACCTGTCGACCTTCCTCGACGACCTGGCCCTGGTGCGACCCACGCAGCTGTCATTTGTCCCCCGCGTCTGGGACATGCTGTCCGCGGAGGTGCGCAGCCAGCTCGACCGTCATGCATCTGAAGGCACCGACACCAAGTCGGACGCCGAGTTTCTCGCGGATGTGCGCGCGGCGGTGCTCGGCGACCGCTACCTGACCGCGGTCACCGGATCGGCGCCAACGTCTTCGGACCTCAAGGCGTGGGTCGAGTCGTTCCTGGACCTGGATCTGCTCGACGGCTACGGCTCGACCGAGGCCGGCGGAGTCCTGCTCAACGGGCAGATCAAGAGGCCCCCTGTCATCGACTACAAGCTCGCGGATGTCCCCGATCTCGGCTACTTCAGCACCGATCGTCCTCATCCCCGAGGCGAACTGCTGCTCAAGACCGTCAACATGTTTCCCGGGTACTACCGGCGTCCCGAAGTCACCGCCGAGGTGTTCGACGAGGAGGGCTTCTACCGAACCGGCGACGTCGTGGCCGAGCTCGGGCCGGATCGACTGCAGTACGTCGATCGGCGCAACTTCGTGCTCAAACTGTCCCAAGGCGAGTTCGTCACCGCCTCCAAGCTGGAAGCGGTCTTCGAAACCAGCCCGCTGGTGCGGCAGATCTACATCTACGGCAACAGCGCCCGCCCCTACTTGTTGGCCGTTATCGTGCCGACACCCGAGGCGTTGTCCCAGCACGACACGTCCGAATTGCGCGTACTGATCAGCGAGTCGCTGGCTGATGTCGCCAAGGAGGCAGATCTCCAGTCGTTCGAGGTGCCGCGCGACTTCATCTTGGAGACAACGGCGTTCACGCTCGAGAACGGTCTGCTGACCGGCATTCGCAAGCTGGCACGACCCAAGCTGAAGGAGATCTACGGCCCGCAGCTGGAGGAACTGTACGAGGATCTGACTCAGGGTCAGGCGGCCGAGCTGCGCGAGCTGCGGCAAGGCGGCGCGACTCGGCCGGTGATCGAGACCGTCACTCGGGCGGCCGCTGCGCTGTTGGGCAGCGCGGCTTCGGACTTGTCACCCGATGCACACTTCACAGATCTGGGCGGGGATTCGTTGTCGGCGTTGACTTTTGCCAACCTGCTACGCGAGATCTTCTTTGTCGAGGTTCCGGTGGGCGTGATCGTCAGCCCCGCCAACGACCTAGCGGCGCTGGCCGAGTACATCGAAACAGAACGATCCGGTAGCACCCGTCCGACGTTCGCGTCCGTCCACGGGCGCGGAGCCAACGAGATCCACGCCCGCGATCTGACGCTGGGCAAGTTCCTCGATGCCCACACCCTGGCGAACGCGCCGGCACTGCCCTACCCCAGCCAGGAGGTACGCACCGTGCTGCTGACGGGCGCGACCGGTTTCCTCGGCCGCTACCTCGCACTGGACTGGCTGGAACGGATGAGCCTCGTCGGCGGCAAGGTGATCACTCTGGTTCGCGCCAAGGACGACGCGACGGCGCGGCAGCGCCTGGACGAAACCTTCGACAGCGGCGATCCCGCCTTGCTCGATCACTACCGGCGTTTGGCTGCAGGGCATTTGGAGGTGCTTGCGGGCGACAAAGGCGAACTCGGGCTCGGGCTCGACGAAACGACCTGGCAGCGGCTCGCCGACACCGTCGACCTGATCGTGGATCCGGCCGCACTGGTCAACCACGTCCTGCCCTACGACCAGTTGTTCGGTCCCAACGTCGTCGGCACCGCGGAACTCATCCGGCTGGCGCTGACCACGAAGTTGAAGCCGTTTGTGTACCTGTCGACCGTCGGTGTCGGCGATCAGATCGAACCGACGGCATTTGTCGAAGACGCCGACCTGCGCCAGAGCAGCGCGACACGCGTGGTCAACGACAACTACGCCAACGGCTACGGAAACAGCAAGTGGGCGGGCGAGGTGCTGCTGCGCGAAGCGCACGATCTGAGCGGTCTGCCGGTCCAGGTGTTCCGGTGCGACATGATCCTCGCGGAGCCGAAATACGCCGGCCAGCTCAACGTGCCCGATATGTTCACCCGACTGATGCTCAGCCTGGTGGCTACCGGTATCGCACCGGGTTCGTTCTACGAACTGGACGCCGCGGGCCATCGGCAGCGGGCCCACTACGACGGTCTACCAGTCGATTTCATCGCCGACGCGATCTCCACGCTAGGGGCACACCACATCCACGGGTTCGAGACCTTCCACGTGATGAACCCGCACGACGACGGTGTCGGTCTCGACGAGTTCGTGGACTGGCTGGTCGATGCCGGGTATCCGATCGACCGGGTCGCGGACTACGGCCAGTGGCTGCAGCGGTTCGAGATGAGCATGCGGGGCCTACCAGACCGCCAGCGTCAGGCCTCGCTGTTGCCGTTGCTCCACAGTTACGCGCAGCCCGCCAGGCCGCTTCTCGGTTCGTTCGCGACGACCGACCGATTCCGCGCCGCGGTGCAGGACGCGAAAATCGGCCCGGATAAGGACATTCCACACGTCACGGCCGAGATCATCGTCAAGTACATCACCGACCTGCAGCTGTTGGGTCTGCTATAG